In the Gossypium arboreum isolate Shixiya-1 chromosome 10, ASM2569848v2, whole genome shotgun sequence genome, one interval contains:
- the LOC108489503 gene encoding PH, RCC1 and FYVE domains-containing protein 1-like yields MLKSEGMAAVRAEQSRTADVPERAIELAITALKKGAPLLKYGRRGKPKFCPFRLSNDESILIWISGKEEKHLKLNQVTRIIPGQRTPIFQRYPRPEKEYQSFSLIYNDRSLDLICKDKDEAEVWFTGLKALISRGHHRKGRPESRSDGVSSEATSPKAPTQRSSPLSSPFGSGASSQKDGMDSLRLHTPHESPPKTGLEKALSDVILYSVPPKVFYPSESACGSMHSQSSAGSDGKAGFIKGWNGDASRVSLSSAVSSSSQGSGHYDGDALGDVFIWGEGIGDGVLGGGIHRIGDCSGIKIDSLLPKALESAVLLDVQNIACGEQHAALVTKQGEVFSWGAECGGRLGHGVDSNVSHPKLIDSLKNINVELVACGEYHSCAVTLSGEMYSWGGSSGNFGLLGHGTETSQWVPKKLNGPLEGIHVSSVSCGPWHTAVVTSAGQLFTFGDGTFGVLGHGDRKSLSVPREIESLKGLRTVRAACGVWHTAAVVEVMVGPSRTSNCSSGKLFTWGDGDKGRLGHGDKEARLVPTCVAALVEPNFCKVSCGHSMTVALTTNGHVYTMGSPVYGQLGNPQADGKLPIRVEGKLTKNFVEEIACGAYHVAVLTSRTEVYTWGKGANGRLGHGDTDDRNSPWLVEALKDKQVKSIVCGTSFTAAICLHKSVSSVDQSKCSGCRLLFNFKRKRHNCYNCGLVFCNSCSSKKSFKASMAPNTNKPYRVCDNCFTKLTKASETSSSNHYALSRRGSMNQGPDDSVEKVEKLDSRTPAQLSRNASIESSKELDGGSSKRNKRLDFNSTRVSPFPNGVSQCAPLNNPKTSNALFGSSKKFFSTSLPASRIVSRATSPTSRRASPHRATTPTPTLSSFSSKKVVVDDVKRTNEGLSEEIVKLRTQVEELTRKAQVQEVELEQTTQQLKEAVAVATEETAKCKAAKEVIKSLTAQLKEMAERLPIGAARSSNSPSFFYSSSTPPRDVSSAGSEQSSGPISCHEMDSNGSNSLVISNGSGTINNNLSTHTDVYHSDGTAKNRNRTTKVEPNHGDEWVEQDEPGVYITLVALPGGIKDLKRVRFSRRRFSEKQAEQWWAANRARVYQRYNVPLVDKPTLGVGREGLAH; encoded by the exons ATGCTGAAGTCGGAAGGGATGGCTGCGGTGAGGGCGGAGCAATCGAGGACGGCGGATGTACCGGAGAGGGCTATTGAGTTG GCCATCACTGCCCTTAAAAAAGGTGCGCCATTGCTCAAATATGGTCGTAGAGGAAAGCCCAAATTTTGCCCCTTCAGGCTGTCTAAT GATGAATCTATTCTAATATGGATCTCTGGGAAAGAGGAAAAACACCTTAAACTAAACCAGGTCACCAGAATTATACCTGGTCAGCGTACT CCAATTTTTCAGAGGTATCCTCGGCCTGAAAAAGAATATCAATCATTTTCTCTTATATATAATGATAGATCCCTTGATTTG ATTTGCAAGGATAAAGATGAAGCAGAAGTCTGGTTTACAGGTTTAAAGGCACTGATATCACGTGGTCATCATCGGAAAGGCAGACCTGAATCTAGAAGTGATGGAGTTTCATCTGAAGCAACTAGTCCCAAAGCACCTACCCAAAGAAGTTCACCTTTGAGCTCTCCATTTGGTAGTGGTGCTAGTTCACAGAAG GATGGGATGGATTCTCTTCGCCTTCATACTCCACATGAGAGTCCTCCTAAAACAGGTTTAGAGAAGGCATTATCTGATGTAATATTGTATTCTGTGCCTCCCAAGGTGTTTTATCCTTCAGAATCTGCTTGTGGATCAATGCATTCTCAGTCATCGGCAGGTTCAGATGGAAAAGCTGGGTTCATAAAAGGTTGGAATGGGGATGCTTCCAGAGTTAGTTTATCTAGTGCTGTTAGTTCCTCAAGTCAGGGGTCTGGTCACTATGATGGTGATGCTTTAGGTGATGTTTTTATTTGGGGTGAAGGCATTGGAGATGGTGTGTTAGGTGGAGGAATACATAGAATTGGAGATTGTAGTGGTATTAAGATAGATTCTCTTCTGCCTAAAGCTTTGGAATCTGCAGTTCTTTTGGATGTTCAGAACATAGCTTGTGGTGAGCAACATGCTGCTTTGGTAACCAAACAAGGAGAGGTTTTCTCTTGGGGAGCTGAATGTGGTGGCAGACTGGGGCATGGTGTGGATTCCAATGTCTCCCATCCAAAACTTATAGAttctcttaaaaatataaatgttGAACTTGTTGCATGCGGAGAGTACCATTCTTGTGCTGTAACGCTTTCTGGTGAAATGTATTCATGGGGTGGTAGCTCAGGCAATTTTGGTTTACTTGGTCATGGAACTGAAACAAGTCAATGGGTTCCAAAGAAATTAAATGGACCTTTGGAGGGAATACATGTTTCATCAGTGTCTTGTGGACCGTGGCACACAGCTGTTGTCACTTCTGCTGGACAATTATTTACTTTTGGTGATGGAACATTTGGCGTTTTAGGACATGGTGACCGCAAAAGTTTGTCTGTACCCAGAGAAATAGAATCCCTCAAGGGCCTACGTACTGTCCGAGCAGCTTGCGGTGTTTGGCACACTGCTGCTGTTGTTGAAGTTATGGTTGGGCCTTCAAGGACCAGTAATTGCTCTTCAGGAAAACTTTTTACTTGGGGGGATGGCGATAAAGGTCGTCTTGGGCATGGTGACAAAGAAGCTCGATTGGTGCCTACTTGTGTTGCCGCTCTGGTTGAGCCTAACTTTTGTAAAGTATCCTGTGGGCATAGCATGACCGTTGCACTTACAACCAATGGTCATGTCTATACTATGGGAAGCCCTGTTTATGGGCAATTGGGAAATCCTCAAGCTGATGGAAAACTCCCTATCCGAGTTGAGGGCAAGCTTACAAAGAATTTTGTTGAAGAAATAGCTTGTGGTGCCTACCATGTTGCTGTTTTAACTTCAAGAACTGAAGTTTACACTTGGGGAAAAGGTGCAAATGGACGGTTAGGTCATGGCGATACAGATGATAGAAATTCTCCATGGCTTGTTGAGGCTCTAAAAGACAAACAGGTCAAGAGTATTGTTTGTGGCACAAGCTTTACTGCAGCTATCTGTCTTCATAAGTCTGTGTCTAGTGTTGATCAATCAAAATGCTCTGGCTGTCGTCTTTTGTTTAATTTCAAAAGAAAACGTCATAACTGTTATAATTGTGGACTTGTATTCTGCAACTCATGCAGCAGTAAGAAGTCTTTTAAGGCTTCGATGGCACCAAATACTAACAAACCTTATCGTGTTTGTGATAATTGTTTTACCAAACTCACAAAAGCTTCTGAAACTAGCTCATCAAACCATTATGCTCTGAGTAGAAGAGGAAGTATGAATCAGGGACCAGATGACAGTGTTGAGAAGGTGGAGAAGTTGGATTCAAGAACCCCTGCCCAACTTAGTCGAAATGCTTCAATTGAATCATCTAAAGAACTGGATGGTGGATCTTCCAAAAGAAACAAGAGATTGGATTTTAATAGTACTCGAGTTTCACCATTCCCAAATGGAGTTTCTCAATGTGCTCCTCTAAACAACCCCAAAACGTCAAATGCTCTATTTGGGTCATCCAAGAAATTTTTTTCCACTTCTCTTCCTGCATCACGAATTGTATCCCGAGCAACATCACCTACATCTAGACGAGCTAGTCCACATCGTGCTACTACACCTACACCAACTCTGTCAAGCTTTTCATCAAAGAAGGTTGTTGTGGACGATGTTAAAAGGACAAATGAAGGTCTAAGCGAAGAAATTGTTAAATTAAGAACTCAg GTTGAGGAACTTACTCGCAAGGCACAAGTTCAAGAAGTTGAGCTTGAACAAACAACTCAACAGTTGAAGGAAGCCGTAGCAGTAGCAACAGAAGAGACTGCAAAATGCAAAGCAGCAAAGGAAGTCATAAAGTCTCTCACTGCTCAA TTGAAGGAAATGGCTGAAAGATTACCGATTGGTGCAGCAAGAAGCAGCAATTCACCCTCTTTTTTCTATTCTAGCTCAACTCCTCCTCGGGATGTTTCTTCTGCAGGCAGTGAGCAATCGAGTGGTCCAATAAGTTGCCATGAAATGGATTCAAATGGATCAAACAGCCTAGTGATTTCTAATGGGTCAGGAACCATTAATAACAACCTTTCAACCCACACTGATGTCTATCATTCCGATGGAACAGCAAAGAATAGGAACAGAACTACAAAAGTTGAACCCAACCATGGGGATGAATGGGTTGAGCAAGATGAGCCTGGTGTATACATTACCCTTGTTGCATTGCCTGGAGGTATCAAAGATCTTAAGCGTGTTCGGTTCAG TCGGAGGCGTTTCAGCGAAAAGCAAGCAGAACAATGGTGGGCAGCAAACAGGGCTAGAGTATATCAGCGGTACAACGTTCCCTTGGTTGACAAACCCACTCTTGGTGTGGGAAGGGAAGGGTTAGCTCATTGA